A window of the Podospora bellae-mahoneyi strain CBS 112042 chromosome 6, whole genome shotgun sequence genome harbors these coding sequences:
- the CTF1 gene encoding Transcriptional activator of fatty acid utilization (COG:K; EggNog:ENOG503NXH2) codes for MEIDSTPPAAPAPASNKQTSTSPQQSVSPSAAPSAAGTTSTTNTAGGLSFRRQRASRACEVRCDAASLGVPCTNCVAFQIECRIPTPKRKKVASSIAQSKDSDSERGEVDDRSSSLPPGSSTFPSGTRPPAVYHTHEATPLTAPTEEQQKKEEFDNATLANYMNLVMKPKFTRAPITEAGRVAYLGESSNLTLLVHDRQSSADVVHYPLPENIKGSRARLTELDNVEIEILHQRGAFLLPPRSLCDELIDSYFRWIHPVVPVINKTKFMRRYKDPKNPPSLLLLQAMLLAGSRVCTNSQLMDANGSSTPAALTFYKRAKALYDANYEDDRVTIVQSLLLMGWYWEGPEDVTKNVFYWTRVATIVAQGSGMHRSVEGSQLSRSDKRLWKRIWWTLFTRDRSVAVALGRPCHINLDDSDVEMLTEDDFIEDDADHPTGEHPPDPIHVQFFLQYVKLCEIMGLVLSQQYSVAAKGRRQNAIDLTHSDMALADWLQNCPKIVYWEMPRHHFWSALLHSNYYTTLCLLHRAHMPPSGSHRFPEDSAYPSRNIAFQAAAMITSIIENLTAHGELRYCPAYVVYSLFSALIMHVYQLRSPVQSIRQVTQDRIRTCMDALKDVSKVWLVGKMVHTLFESILGNKVLEERLQKAAGKRHRKAQQSLSQLEQHQRMQEKRKYDEMAIDFSVNTPQPQHQESYERSRPQTPSFLNKEQNPNAMPPPTATATATTSPPPHTRNNGDAFMGGTASRPHTRPATPFNPSFSVPATPPDLYLVTRNSPNLSQSIWENFQPDQLFPEGVQAPFQGQFSPHQHHQNMDASVMAQMQNQNMQGGPAPVDGQHQFGQALPTNRGLAGSPMQNTNNNSNKNGLLQPGMAGFPGNQGANIWQTNFDSQMVDGNSPSDSWSTSSVQGQPLPSTMNVEDWFQFFGINGEAQHGLGFDNVAAAAGLGNMM; via the exons ATGGAGATCGATTCAACGCCTCCGGCAGCCCCCGCGCCGGCATCCAACAAGCAAACGTCCACATCTCCGCAACAGTCGGTATCGCCATCTGCCGCCCCGTCAGCGGCAGGCACGACATCCACAACCAACACGGCCGGTGGATTGAGCTTCAGGAG ACAACGAGCCTCAAGAGCATGCGAG GTTCGATGCGATGCCGCCAGCCTCGGCGTGCCATGTACCAACTGCGTCGCCTTTCAGATCGAATGCCGCATCCCTACCCCGAAGCGCAAAAAGGTGGCTAGCAGCATCGCCCAGTCCAAGGATTCTGATAG TGAACGAGGCGAGGTCGACGATCGATCATCATCACTTCCTCCCGGGTCCAGCACTTTTCCCAGTGGCACCCGACCTCCTGCTGTCTATCACACCCACGAAGCTACCCCCTTGACCGCCCCTACCGAGGAGCaacagaagaaggaggagtttgataATGCCACCTTGGCCAACTATATGAATCTGGTCATGAAGCCCAAGTTTACGCGGGCCCCCATCACCGAGGCCGGCAGGGTGGCCTACCTTGGAGAGTCTTCCAACCTGACGCTGCTTGTTCACGACCGTCAGAGCTCGGCAGATGTCGTCCACTACCCGCTGCCAGAGAATATCAAGGGATCCAGGGCACGACTGACAGAGCTGGACAATGTCGAGATTGAAATCCTGCACCAGCGAGGAGCCTTCCTGCTCCCGCCAAGGTCCCTCTGCGACGAGCTGATCGACTCATACTTCAGATGGATCCATCCCGTCGTCCCTGTGATCAACAAGACCAAGTTCATGCGCCGGTACAAGGACCCCAAGAACCCGCCGTCTTTGCTTCTGCTACAAGCCATGCTGTTGGCAGGGTCACGGGTGTGTACCAATTCTCAGTTGATGGATGCCAACGGCTCTTCGACGCCGGCAGCCTTGACTTTCTACAAGAGAGCCAAGGCTCTGTACGATGCCAACTATGAGGATGATCGGGTGACCATTGTCCAGTCCcttttgttgatggggtggtACTGGGAAGGTCCCGAGGACGTCACCAAGAATGTGTTTTACTGGACCCGTGTCGCCACCATCGTCGCCCAGGGCTCGGGCATGCACCGGAGTGTGGAGGGGTCACAGCTCAGCAGGTCTGACAAGAGGTTATGGAAGCGCATCTGGTGGACACTGTTCACTAGGGATCGGTCAGTGGCGGTTGCGCTTGGGCGGCCTTGTCACATCAACCTTGATGATTCGGACGTGGAGATGTTGACCGAGGATGACTTCATCGAGGACGATGCCGACCACCCTACTGGCGAACACCCGCCGGATCCCATTCACGTTCAGTTCTTCTTGCAGTATGTCAAGCTCTGTGAGATTATgggcttggtgttgtcgcAGCAGTACTCGGTGGCGGCCAAGGGCAGGCGGCAGAACGCCATCGACCTCACACACAGCGACATGGCGCTTGCGGACTGGCTTCAAAACTGCCCCAAGATTGTGTACTGGGAGATGCCGAGGCATCACTTCTGGTCTGCGCTGCTTCATTCCAACTACTACACCACACTCTGCCTGCTTCACCGCGCCCACATGCCTCCGAGTGGCTCCCACAGGTTCCCAGAAGACTCGGCCTACCCATCACGCAACATTGCTTTCCAGGCGGCGGCCATGATTACCTCGATTATTGAGAACCTCACAGCTCACGGGGAGCTCCGCTACTGCCCAGCGTACGTGGTGTACAGCTTGTTCTCGGCGCTCATCATGCACGTCTACCAGCTCAGGTCACCGGTGCAGTCCATTCGACAGGTTACGCAGGATCGGATCCGCACTTGCATGGATGCTCTTAAGGATGTGTCCAAGGTCTGGCTGGTGGGCAAGATGGTGCACACCCTTTTCGAGTCGATTCTCGGAAACAAGGTGCTTGAGGAGAGGCTGCAGAAGGCGGCTGGCAAGAGACACCGCAAGGCGCAGCAGAGCCTTTCTCAACTGGAACAGCATCAGCGGATGCAAGAGAAGCGCAAATACGACGAGATGGCGATCGATTTCTCGGTTAACACgccacagccacagcaccAGGAGTCTTATGAACGGTCCCGGCCACAAACGCCCAGTTTCCTGAACAAGGAGCAGAATCCAAACGCGATGCCtccccccaccgccaccgccacagCCACGACCTCACCGCCGCCTCACACCCGCAACAACGGCGACGCATTCATGGGCGGGACCGCCTCACGCCCGCACACCCGACCGGCAACGCCATTTAACCCTTCGTTCTCTGTTCCAGCCACGCCACCGGACCTCTATCTGGTCACGAGAAACTCACCTAACCTGTCGCAGTCCATCTGGGAAAACTTTCAACCGGATCAGTTGTTCCCCGAGGGCGTCCAAGCGCCGTTCCAGGGGCAGTTTTCGCcgcaccagcaccatcagAACATGGACGCCTCGGTCATGGCTCAGATGCAGAACCAGAACATGCAAGGTGGGCCCGCCCCCGTGGACGGACAACATCAGTTTGGACAAGCTTTGCCAACCAACAGAGGACTAGCAGGTAGCCCGATGCAAAATacgaacaacaacagcaacaagaacgGACTGCTCCAGCCGGGGATGGCTGGGTTCCCGGGGAACCAGGGGGCGAATATCTGGCAGACGAACTTTGA
- the SRV2 gene encoding suppressor of rasval19 (COG:T; COG:Z; BUSCO:EOG09262KZ3; EggNog:ENOG503NXBZ), with the protein MATHSTMHNFTTLIKRLEAATSRLEDIAQSAIDLESAAAQTPQGPSSTTTPQSSTPAPLIRALAPPPPPPPAPKPAAPVKEELPEQVEDFNAFIANHVEKWVKLSEEIGGPVAEQARLALKGYTEISKFIHLSTKSKRPDLKGADAPVYQKLIEPIADVIKAVNAIKDKAHRSDPFFNHVSAVADSIIVLAWPTIPTKPYKHVQEARDSAQFFGNKVITANKESGDAKHLEWIKAYYNIFPALIEYVKDRFPDGLTWNPNGQHASEVAKALENAPSAGAPAAPAPPAGGAPPPPPPPPPPGPPPVLRINEQKAEPAPAGGFGAVFSELNQGEAVTKGLRKVDKSEMTHKNPSLRASSVVSSEGSSARGKSPAPGKKPKPESMRVKKPPKKVLEGNKWTIENYDSQDEPIEIEVEMSHSLLISKCTKTTIVLKGKANAVTIENTTRLSLVVDDLVSTIDAVKSQNLALQVMGKIPTVLLDQVDGAQIYFSKESKSTRVFTSKSTGVNVNVIGEDDDYKELPLPNQICSYYDEEKGEMVNEIVSHAG; encoded by the exons ATGGCGACCCATAGCACCATGCATAACTTTACGACTCTTATCAAGAG ACTGGAAGCCGCAACTTCGCGCCTGGAGGACATCGCGCAGTCAGCAATCGATCTCgaatccgccgccgcccagaCACCCCAGGGCccatcgtccaccaccactccccagAGTTCCACCCCTGCTCCCTTGATCAGAGCCCTcgcaccccctcctccgccgccaccagcccCGAAGCCCGCTGCGCCTGTGAAAGAAGAGCTCCCCGAGCAAGTGGAAGATTTCAACGCATTCATCGCCAACCATGTCGAGAAATGGGTTAAACTCAGCGAGGAGATTGGTGGCCCTGTCGCCGAGCAGGCCAGGCTGGCCCTGAAGGGGTACACGGAGATCTCCAAGTTCATCCACCTTTCGACCAAATCCAAGCGACCCGACCTTAAAGGTGCCGATGCCCCTGTGTACCAGAAGTTGATTGAGCCGATTGCCGACGTTATCAAGGCCGTCAATgccatcaaggacaaggcaCATAGGTCGGATCCTTTCTTCAATCATGTCTCGGCTGTTGCCGACAGCATCATTGTGCTGGCCTGGCCTACCATTCCCACCAAGCCGTACAAGCACGTTCAGGAGGCTAGGGACTCGGCGCAGTTCTTTGGAAACAAGGTCATCACGGCTAATAAGGAGAG TGGCGATGCGAAGCACCTTGAATGGATCAAGGCCTATTACAACATCTTTCCCGCACTGATCGAATACGTCAAGGACAGATTCCCTGATGGACTCACGTGGAATCCCAACGGTCAGCATGCCTCCGAGGTGGCAAAGGCTCTGGAAAATGCTCCTTCTGCTGGTGCTCCTGCGGCTCCGGCGCCACCAGCGGGCggtgcccctcctcctcctcccccgccccctcctcccggtCCTCCACCGGTTCTTAGGATTAACGAGCAAAAGGCGGAGCCTGCTCCGGCCGGCGGGTTTGGCGCTGTTTTCTCGGAGTTGAACCAGGGCGAGGCGGTGACCAAGGGTCTTAGGAAGGTCGACAAGTCTGAGATGACGCATAAGAACCCGTCGCTCCGCGCAAGCTCGGTGGTGTCATCTGAGGGCTCTTCTGCTCGCGGGAAGAGCCCGGCTCCGGGGAAGAAGCCCAAGCCGGAGAGCATGCGGGTTAAGAAGCCGCCCAAGAAGGTGCTTGAAGGGAACAAGTGGACCATT GAAAACTACGACAGCCAAGACGAACCCATCGAGATTGAAGTCGAAATGAgccactccctcctcatctccaagtgcaccaaaaccaccatcgTCCTCAAGGGCAAGGCGAACGCTGTCACGATTGAAAACACGACGAGATTGTCTCTTGTTGTGGATGATTTGGTCTCCACCATTGACGCGGTCAAGTCGCAGAACTTGGCGCTGCAGGTCATGGGGAAGATTCCGACGGTGCTGCTGGATCAGGTGGATGGTGCGCAGATTTACTTTAGTAAGGAGAGCAAGAGCACCAGGGTTTTCACGAGCAAGAGCACGGGGGTGAATGTGAATGtgattggggaggatgatgactACAAGgagctgccgctgccgaaTCAGATTTGTTCGTAttatgatgaggagaaaggggagatggtgaacGAGATTGTTAGTCATGCTGGCTAG
- the MCD4 gene encoding Glycosyl phosphatidyl inositol anchor synthesis (BUSCO:EOG09260KDB; COG:T; EggNog:ENOG503NUCC) — translation MASFPRFRFLAIAVIFHLAYIYSIFDIYFVSPIVSGMRLFEVERPPSQRAPADRLVLFVGDGLRADKAFQSHPEPYPKSDNDLVPRPLAPFLRSKILEKGTFGVSHTRVPTESRPGHVALIAGLYEDVSAVTTGWKMNPVNFDSVFNRSRHTWSWGSPDILPMFEHGAVPGRVDAYMYGHEMEDFSSDALVLDLWVFDHVKELFAEAKTNKTLGDALRQDRIVFFLHLLGLDTTGHFHRPYSKEYLNNIKVVDQGVKEITELIEDFYRDGRTAFVFTADHGMSDWGSHGDGHPDNTRTPLISWGSGVAKPELYPGRVAPGHDEYSSDWNLDHVRRHDVAQADVAALMAYLIGVEFPANSVGELPLPFLAADLKEKAKASLVNAQGVLEQYRVKEEQKMATELRYRPYKPLSENGLTAERRVADVKKLIRNGNYEEAIEESAALMKIGLGGLKYLQRYDWLFLRALITIGYFGWMAYALTTVIDLHVLHGKVKPSRTLSGTVVASSILVALYASFVISKSPPTYYLYAFFPVFFWEGVYARRESIAAGGKQLFGHVKSGASVVSLLFNTAIYIAIIVSLALGYIHREILTGLYAIGALWPIAYGFSFLREHAALSATWFLSCLAMSTFTLLPAMKTEDVNQIVGGGGIMVLIGLVYLMFEDYILADFSRPTEQASPTQNHFSRTLVGVQIGLTALAMVVTRSSALSLQAKQGLPRGNQIVGWVVLVLSLLMPLAYKLVPSNESNTHYLHRLLIIFLTCAPTFVILTISYEGLFYVAFSAVLVSWVRLEHAIYRASPPPPPSPEGIDHRPLTLPDLRTSLFFLVLIQSAFFSTGNVASVSSFSLESVLRLIPIFDPFSQGALLILKLMIPFALISANLGILNKRLGVAPSALFMTVMAVSDVLTLYFFWVVKDEGSWLEIGSTISHFVIASLLCVFVAALEPVSGVFISGVEVEREEKVVGNGEKKNGVVGDGKADGRI, via the exons ATGGCTTCGTTTCCACGGTTTCGGTTTTTAGCAATTGCCGTCATTTTTCACCTTGCCTACATTTACTCTATTTTCGACATTTACTTCGTCAGTCCCATCGTCTCGGGAATGCGCCTGTTCGAAGTCGAAAGGCCACCATCACAGCGAGCGCCTGCGGATCGTCTAGTTTTGTTTGTGG GAGACGGATTGCGCGCCGACAAAGCATTTCAGTCCCACCCCGAGCCCTACCCGAAATCCGACAACGACCTTGTGCCAAGACCCCTGGCCCCTTTTCTGCGATCCAAGATCCTCGAGAAAGGCACGTTTGGTGTTTCCCACACACGCGTTCCCACCGAATCCAGACCAGGCCATGTTGCGCTTATTGCAGGTCTCTACGAAGATGTCTCGGCTGTCACCACCGGCTGGAAGATGAACCCGGTCAACTTTGACAGCGTGTTCAACCGCAGCAGACATACTTGGAGTTGGGGTAGTCCCGATATTTTGCCAATGTTTGAGCACGGTGCTGTTCCTGGGAGGGTTGATGCTTACATGTACGGCCATGAAATGGAGGACTTTTCGAGCGATGCTCTTGTTTTGGATCTTTGGGTATTCGACCATGTTAAGGAGCTGttcgccgaggccaagacGAACAAGACGCTCGGTGATGCGCTGCGACAAGACAGGATTGTCTTCTTCCTGCATCTTTTGGGATTGGATACCACCGGTCACTTCCACCGTCCGTATTCCAAGGAGTACCTGAATAATatcaaggtggtggaccaAGGCGTAAAGGAAATTACCGAGTTGATCGAAGATTTCTATCGCGACGGCAGGACGGCATTTGTGTTCACGGCCGACCATGGTATGAGTGACTGGGGAAGCCACGGCGACGGCCATCCGGACAACACGCGAACTCCCTTGATTTCTTGGGGCTCAGGTGTTGCCAAGCCTGAGCTGTACCCTGGAAGGGTGGCCCCTGGACATGACGAGTACTCTTCGGACTGGAATCTCGACCACGTCAGGAGGCACGATGTTGCGCAGGCGGACGTTGCTGCGCTCATGGCTTATCTTATTGGGGTCGAGTTTCCCGCAAACTCGGTGGGCGAGTTGCCGTTACCTTTCCTTGCGGCCGATTTGAAAGAAAAGGCCAAGGCATCGCTTGTTAATGCTCAGGGTGTCCTGGAGCAGTATCGCGTCAAGGAGGAACAGAAAATGGCTACCGAGCTCAGGTACAGACCTTATAAGCCGCTGAGCGAGAACGGTCTTACGGCTGAACGTCGCGTTGCCGACGTCAAGAAGCTTATCCGGAATGGAAATTATGAGGAGGCGATTGAGGAATCTGCCGCCCTGATGAAAATCGGGCTCGGTGGTCTCAAATACCTCCAGAGATATGACTGGCTGTTCTTGCGAGCTTTGATCACCATCGGGTACTTTGGCTGGATGGCATATGCTCTGACGACTGTCATTGATTTGCATGTCTTGCACGGAAAGGTGAAGCCTTCCAGAACATTGAGTGGCACTGTCGTCGCCTCGTCTATCCTGGTTGCTCTTTACGCCTCCTTCGTCATCTCCAAGTCGCCCCCTACCTACTATCTTTATGCTTTCTTCCCAGTATTCTTCTGGGAGGGAGTCTATGCTCGACGGGAAAGTATTGCAGCGGGGGGCAAGCAACTGTTCGGCCACGTAAAGTCGGGCGCAAGTGTTGTTTCGCTTTTGTTCAACACGGCAATTTACATTGCAATCATCGTATCACTG GCGCTGGGATACATTCACCGTGAGATCTTGACGGGTCTCTATGCAATTGGCGCTCTCTGGCCTATCGCCTATGGATTTTCTTTCCTGCGAGAGCATGCTGCTCTGTCCGCCACATGGTTTCTCTCATGCCTGGCCATGAGCACATTCACATTGCTCCCGGCCATGAAGACCGAGGATGTTAATCAAAT tgttggcggtggcggtaTTATGGTTCTTATCGGCCTTGTTTATCTGATGTTTGAAGACTATATCCTCGCCGACTTCTCCCGCCCTACCGAACAAGCCTCGCCAACGCAAAATCACTTCTCCCGCACCCTTGTGGGCGTCCAAATTGGCCTCACAGCCTTGGCCATGGTTGTCACGCGCTCCAGCGCACTCTCGCTGCAGGCCAAACAAGGCCTTCCTCGAGGCAACCAAATCGTAGGCTGGGTTGTCCTTGTGTTGTCTCTTCTGATGCCTCTGGCCTATAAGCTTGTACCCAGCAACGAGTCGAACACGCACTACCTCCATCGGctgctcatcatcttcctcacctgCGCCCCGACCTTTGTCATCTTGACCATCTCGTATGAAGGCCTCTTCTACGTGGCTTTCTCTGCGGTGCTGGTCAGCTGGGTGAGACTCGAGCACGCCATCTACCGCGCTtcgccccctccaccaccatctcccgaGGGCATCGACCACCGCCCTCTGACTCTTCCCGACCTCCGCACCTCGCTGTTCTTCCTGGTGCTCATCCAGTCAGCATTCTTCTCCACCGGAAACGTCGCCTCtgtctcttccttctctctcGAGTCGGTGCTGCGGCTCATTCCCATCTTTGACCCCTTTTCGCAAGGCGCTCTGTTGatcttgaagttgatgatTCCATTTGCTCTGATTTCGGCCAATCTTGGGATTCTGAACAAGAGGCTGGGGGTTGCGCCCTCGGCGCTGTTTATGACGGTTATGGCGGTCAGTGACGTGTTGACGCTCTATTTCTTTTGGGTGGTCAAGGATGAAGGGTCGTGGCTTGAGATTGGGAGCACGATCAGCCACTTTGTGATTGCGAGcttgttgtgtgtgtttgtggcGGCTTTGGAGCCGGTTAGCGGGGTGTTTAtctcgggggtggaggttgagagggaggagaaggttgttggaaatggggagaagaaaaatggggtggtgggcgaTGGGAAGGCTGACGGGAGGATATGA
- a CDS encoding hypothetical protein (EggNog:ENOG503Q3KF; COG:S) codes for MDTYLKYLSETVLAEEKVVDYVLLSQTLQVPVNIAKQMLYEFHRTQNAKRPESVHATYLIYGVKYNTNSQNGGDEDMPDADSVTDVVPVYHLHLVTEEKLRDVLAEYEEVATIHVYSVSPQPIKDMALLADLAQEVRKSDKQVPVSITNPNVRTRERKGLGPKAATAATAAVKQQPKATSTVKEEPKVAVETKPAEQTKPAVKIEKPAKAATSAPAKKPAPARSSGIMAAFSKAAALPKKEKSSKLASPAAMETNTPALSDEDDDEEEMPQPKARPKPGSKTKKQREEDLRRMMEEDDSEEAPASERAESPEEPEPEPMEAEEEAPEPVEEEKEVVETTSNGRRRGKRRVMRKKQIMDEQGYLVTIQEPGWESFSEDEAPPPKVVKTTSSASSTQGSKPKKPAAKGQGSIMSFFAKKA; via the exons ATGGACACATATCTCAAATATCTGTCTGAGACCGTTCTCGcggaggaaaaggtg GTCGATTATGTTCTGTTGAGCCAGACTCTCCAAGTGCCGGTCAACATTGCCAAGCA GATGCTTTATGAGTTTCACCGGACTCAAAATGCGAAGCGCCCTGAAAGTGTACATGCCACTTATCTCATCTATGGAGTGAAGTACAACACCAATTCTCAGAatggaggagacgaggacATGCCCGATGCGGACTCGGTGACCGACGTTGTTCCTGTCTACCATCTTCACCTGGTCACAGAGGAGAAGCTCAGAG ATGTTCTGGCGGAATATGAAGAGGTTGCGACAATTCACGTCTACAGCGTCTCTCCACAACCCATCAAG GACATGGCCTTGCTGGCAGATCTCGCGCAAGAGGTCCGCAAAAGTGACAAACAGGTCCCAGTTAGCATAACCAACCCCAATGTGCGCACTCGGGAGCGAAAGGGCCTTGGTCCCAAAGCCGCCACTGCTGCCACGGCTGCTGTCAAGCAACAACCAAAAGCCACTTCAACGGTCAAGGAGGAACCCAAGGTCGCTGTGGAAACCAAGCCAGCTGAGCAAACCAAGCCAGCTGTAAAGATCGAGAAACCTGCAAAGGCCGCAACTTCAGCCCCGGCCAAGAAGCCTGCACCTGCCAGGAGCTCTGGTATCATGGCTGCCTTTTCCAAGGCGGCAGCACTgcccaagaaagaaaaatcaTCAAAGCTGGCGTCACCAGCTGCCATGGAGACGAACACGCCGGCACTGTctgacgaagatgacgacgaagaggagaTGCCCCAGCCAAAGGCTCGTCCCAAGCCCGGATCCAAGACCAAGAaacagagggaggaggatttgcGGCGCATGATGGAAGAGGACGATAGCGAGGAGGCGCCGGCTTCAGAGAGAGCTGAGTCTCCCGAAGAGCCTGAGCCTGAGCCGATggaagcagaggaagaggcgcCAGAACCtgtcgaggaagagaaggaggttgttgaaacAACGAGCAACGGGCGCCGGCGTGGTAAGAGAAGAGTGATGCGGAAGAAGCAGATTATGGATGAGCAAGGATACCTTG TTACCATCCAAGAACCTGGGTGGGAGTCTTTCTCGGAAGATGAAGCTCCTCCGCCCAAGGTGGTCAAGACCACCAGCTCTGCTTCTTCAACCCAGGGTTCCAAGCCGAAGAAGCCGGCGGCCAAAGGTCAAGGCAGCATTATGTCTTTCTTTGCCAAGAAGGCTTGA
- a CDS encoding hypothetical protein (CAZy:GH125; EggNog:ENOG503NWZ6; COG:O), with the protein MAQLRWSSLLLPLLALDYAPASATVGDYTNQEPLTHKFDKSACPDYAHYATYPHGPYSKGPLELPFQRPDPRCRTFQSDAIEKVIKDVTSRMKDPDLARLFENAFPSTTDTTVRFHTDGKDEKIKKKLQEREKGNSFREDGEWEGPQSFIITGDIIAEWLRDSTNQLKPYQPLALKDPAIYTLILGAINTQSEYVIQSPYCNAFQPPPISGLPVSMNGQDDTVHPVYEPNVVFECKYELDSVAHFLALGNEFHKQTNSKEFINPRWRKAVRNVLRVLESQSQPTFDSATGGYMLNEYTFQRRTNTGTETLNLQGVGNPLNNGTGLVRSAFRPSDDATIFGFFIPANAQMSVELGRAAAVLKKTGDGGDRLLADEMEGYSKRMREGIWEHGVVTHRKYGRVFAYEVDGFGSALMMDDANYPSLLALPLMGFVGVEDEVYQNTRRMLLEKEGNPYYLKGRDFRGIGGPHIGLQNAWPMSLLVQARTSGDDEEIRECLGLVLRGSRLGLVHESVDVNWVTSYTRSWFAWANGVFAETVLDLARRKPELIFEDGRPYEIS; encoded by the exons ATGGCTCAACTTCGATGGAGCTCTCTcttgctgccgttgctggcGTTGGACTATGCGCCAGCATCGGCAACAGTTGGAGATTACACGAACCAAGAGCCGCTGACGCACAAGTTTGACAAGTCGGCTTGTCCAGACTACGCCCACTACGCTACCTATCCTCA CGGACCATACTCCAAAGGACCCCTCGAACTCCCCTTCCAAAGACCCGACCCACGATGCCGAACATTCCAGTCCGACGCAATCGAAAAGGTCATCAAGGACGTCACCTCTCGGATGAAAGACCCAGACCTTGCGCGCCTGTTTGAGAACGCTTTCCCTTCCACGACAGACACGACGGTCAGGTTCCATACAGACGGAAAAGAcgaaaagatcaagaagaagctccaggagagagaaaaggggaaCAGCTTCCGGGAGGATGGCGAGTGGGAAGGGCCGCAGTCGTTCATCATCACGGGGGATATCATTGCTGAGTGGTTGCGGGATAGCACCAACCAGCTTAAACCGTATCAACCCCTTGCACTGAAGGATCCGGCGATCTACACTCTGATTCTGGGGGCGATCAACACCCAGAGCGAATATGTCATCCAGAGCCCTTACTGCAACGCGTTTCAACCACCGCCTATTTCGGGACTGCCGGTGAGCATGAACGGCCAGGACGACACGGTTCACCCGGTATATGAACCGAACGTTGTGTTTGAGTGCAAATACGAGCTTGACTCTGTTGCGCACTTTTTGGCGTTGGGCAATGAGTTTCATAAGCAGACGAATAGCAAGGAGTTCATCAACCCCCGCTGGCGGAAGGCTGTGAGGAACGTTctgagggtgttggagtcGCAGAGCCAGCCGACGTTTGATTCTGCCACGGGGGGGTACATGTTGAACGAGTATACTTTCCAACGGAGGACCAATACCGGGACGGAGACGCTTAATCTTCAGGGTGTGGGGAATCCGCTGAACAATGGGACTGGGCTGGTGAGGTCTGCGTTCCGGCCCAGTGATGATGCGACGATTTTTGGGTTTTTCATCCCGGCTAATGCGCAGATGAGTGTTGAGCTCGGACGGGCCGCGGCTGTGCTGAAGAAgacgggggatgggggtgataGGCTGCTTGCggacgagatggaggggtacagcaagaggatgagggaggggatttgGGAGCATGGGGTTGTTACGCATAGGAAGTATGGCAGGGTTTTTGCTTATGAGGTTGACGGGTTTGGGAGtgcgttgatgatggatgatgcgAATTACCCGTCGCTTTTGGCGCTGCCGTTGatggggtttgttggggtggaggatgaggtgtATCAGAAtacgaggaggatgctgctggagaaggaggggaatcCGTATTATTTAAAGGGGAGGGACTTtagggggattggggggcCGCACATTGGGTTGCAGAACGCGTGGCCGATGAGCTTGTTGGTTCAGGCGAGGACGagtggggatgatgaagagattAGGGAGTGTcttgggttggtgttgagggggagtcggttggggttggtgcaCGAGAGTGTTGATGTTAATTGGGTGACCAGTTATACGAGGAGTTGGTTTGCGTGGGCTAATGGGGTGTTTGCCGAGACGGTTTTGGatctggcgaggaggaagcccGAGTTGATTTTTGAGGATGGGAGGCCGTATGAGATATCGTGA
- a CDS encoding hypothetical protein (EggNog:ENOG503P3W7; COG:K) produces the protein MPYNTTAIPPRKEVTGQTQLPLTRVKKIIAQDPDIQVCSNNAAFVITLATEMFVQYLAEQAQEKTKLERKPRRNIQYKDIANAVAHQDNLEFLEDVVPKTTSYKDVKGKAAAARTRVKGGDKPSGDQPEGGMPNGKKHKVAANGAGSSPDGRVQRSRILSTSDAGDPNAQLEAEAEAVVARRGGNDDGDVDMTG, from the coding sequence ATGCCCTACAACACCACGGCCATCCCCCCCCGCAAGGAAGTCACCGGCCAAACCCAGCTCCCCCTCACCCGCGTCAAAAAAATCATCGCCCAAGACCCCGACATCCAAGTCTGCTCCAACAACGCAGCCTTCGTCATCACCCTCGCGACCGAAATGTTCGTCCAGTACCTCGCCGAGCAAGCCCAggagaaaacaaaactcGAGCGGAAACCCCGCCGAAACATCCAGTACAAAGACATTGCCAACGCCGTCGCCCACCAGGACAACTTGGAATTCCTCGAGGACGTGGTCCCCAAGACGACCTCCTACAAGGATGTCAAAGGCAaagccgctgctgccaggaCGAGGGTCAAGGGCGGGGATAAACCGAGTGGGGATCAGCCTGAGGGGGGGATGCCCAATGGGAAGAAACACAAGGTCGCTGCCAATGGGGCTGGGAGTTCGCCGGATGGGAGAGTTCAACGGAGCAGGATTTTGAGTACGAGTGATGCTGGGGATCCGAACGCGCAGTTGGAGGctgaggcggaggcggttgttgcgaggagaggggggaatgatgatggggatgttgataTGACGGGCTAG